A single window of Plasmodium malariae genome assembly, chromosome: 8 DNA harbors:
- the PmUG01_08011100 gene encoding fam-l protein, with protein sequence MGKKQKTIIFINFFGFILLSWICPFYIDVSMFNISLDKYCELKKIQKTRNYRLLGKCTHNMDLNFICTNEEILNIGLNNRNDICNNEESVKTQMKQSNGSSPGNTRGHKKYMKNKTCTFETKKYSRIEKKIFKELDYQDFLKNNRTISDKLYKKIIIKKNRLRFALPLLLFLLFSLGLILDFSYNCGLSRGLYKLLSFSLGPSIMGKFHCYLKSAVSSFFKYSVPKNGGSTTDFYITPFFHFIIYCVLFFIFGITLILGIIYYHKKVKKFEKIKFRKR encoded by the exons atgggaaaaaaacaaaagacaatcatatttattaatttttttgggTTTATCCTTTTATCTTGGATATGTCCTTTTTACATTGATGtt agcATGTTCAATATATCATTGGATAAGTACTGCGAGCTtaagaaaatacaaaaaacaaGGAATTATAGATTACTAGGAAAGTGTACACATAATATggatttaaattttatatgtacaaatgaagaaatactaaatattggattaaataatagaaacgatatatgtaataatgaagaaaGTGTGAAAACACAAATGAAGCAGTCAAATGGAAGTTCACCAGGAAATACAAGAggtcataaaaaatatatgaaaaataaaacttgtacatttgaaacaaaaaaatattctcgtatagaaaaaaagatattcaAGGAACTTGATTATCaggattttcttaaaaacaacAGAACAATTAGTGATAAgttgtacaaaaaaataataattaaaaaaaacagattACGGTTTGCTTTGcctttattattgtttttgttGTTTTCATTAGGATTAATATTagatttttcttataattgTGGCCTTAGTAGGGGGTTATATAAGTTATTGAGTTTTTCATTAGGTCCGTCAATAATGGGGAAGTTTCATTGCTATTTGAAATCCGCTGTAAGCTCGTTTTTCAAGTATTCAGTACCAAAAAATGGTGGAAGTACTActgatttttatataacaccgttttttcattttataatatactgCGTACTCTTCTTTATATTTGGTATAACTCTTATATtaggaattatttattaccataaaaaagttaaaaaatttgaaaaaattaaattcagGAAAAGATAA